One window from the genome of Methylomarinovum caldicuralii encodes:
- a CDS encoding OmpA family protein, with product MNKKLVLIPGLMLLAGCTTNPYTGEPQVSKTVIGTLGGAAAGAALGAAGGAIAGKPGTGAAIGAGVGALAGMGVGAYMDRQEAILRQKLAGTGVRLAREGNNLRLIMPGNITFATNSSEIAPQFYSTLNAIALVLREYPETLIEITGHTDSTGSEEYNLQLSQRRAQAVAQYLIAQGVAPNRIIARGMGESMPIADNSTPQGRAMNRRVEIRIRPMQR from the coding sequence ATGAACAAAAAACTCGTGCTCATTCCCGGCCTGATGCTGCTGGCCGGCTGTACCACCAATCCTTACACCGGCGAACCCCAGGTCAGCAAGACCGTCATCGGTACCCTGGGGGGCGCGGCGGCCGGCGCGGCTCTGGGCGCCGCCGGCGGCGCCATTGCCGGCAAGCCCGGAACGGGCGCCGCCATCGGCGCCGGGGTCGGGGCGCTTGCCGGCATGGGCGTCGGCGCCTACATGGACCGCCAGGAAGCCATCCTGCGTCAGAAGCTGGCAGGCACCGGGGTGCGCCTGGCGCGCGAAGGCAATAACCTGCGCCTGATCATGCCGGGCAACATCACCTTCGCCACCAATTCCTCGGAAATCGCCCCGCAGTTCTATTCCACCCTCAACGCCATCGCTCTGGTCCTGCGCGAATATCCGGAAACCCTGATCGAAATCACCGGTCATACCGATTCCACCGGCAGCGAGGAATACAACCTGCAACTGTCCCAACGCCGGGCCCAGGCGGTGGCCCAGTACCTCATCGCCCAGGGGGTCGCCCCCAACCGCATCATCGCCCGCGGCATGGGGGAAAGCATGCCCATCGCCGACAATTCGACCCCCCAGGGCCGGGCGATGAACCGGCGGGTGGAGATCCGCATCCGGCCGATGCAGCGCTGA
- a CDS encoding DUF4126 domain-containing protein, whose product METLDQITQTLALSMGAAWASGLNLYATLLALGILAQTGNLQLPPDLQILANPLVIGAAGFMYLVEFVADKTPGVDTGWDSLHTFIRIPAGAMLAAGAIGDLNPAVELAAAIVGGGIAAGTHATKMSTRMLINTSPEPFSNWTASVTEDVAVFAGIWASLHHPWLFLGVLLIFILLMIWLLPRLWAAIRGVFAWLGRRFGGTPAPPPRDNTG is encoded by the coding sequence ATGGAAACCCTAGACCAGATCACCCAGACCCTGGCCCTGTCCATGGGCGCCGCCTGGGCCAGCGGCCTCAATCTGTACGCCACCCTGCTGGCGCTCGGCATCCTGGCCCAGACCGGCAACCTGCAGCTGCCGCCGGACCTGCAGATCCTCGCCAATCCGCTGGTCATCGGCGCCGCCGGTTTCATGTATCTGGTGGAATTCGTCGCCGACAAGACCCCCGGCGTCGACACCGGCTGGGACAGCCTGCACACCTTCATCCGCATTCCCGCCGGCGCCATGCTCGCGGCCGGCGCCATCGGCGACCTCAATCCCGCGGTGGAGCTGGCGGCGGCGATCGTCGGCGGGGGAATCGCCGCCGGCACCCACGCCACCAAGATGAGCACCCGGATGCTCATCAATACCTCTCCCGAACCTTTCAGCAACTGGACCGCCTCGGTGACCGAAGACGTGGCGGTCTTCGCCGGCATCTGGGCCTCGCTGCACCACCCCTGGCTGTTTCTGGGGGTGCTGCTGATCTTCATCCTGCTGATGATCTGGCTGCTGCCCCGGTTGTGGGCGGCGATCCGGGGCGTGTTCGCCTGGCTGGGACGGAGGTTCGGGGGCACACCGGCGCCGCCACCCCGGGACAACACCGGCTAA
- a CDS encoding substrate-binding domain-containing protein: protein MRRGRRCFVLTVLLGWIILGPAASARPLRLVTEPLLAPVAAAWIESLPDASRQTANALTAVQALIQGRADAAAIARPLTPAERRLLPGPVLSLPVGLDGIALYVRRDAPLQSLSLGALERLFFAANRCHPAAPPVSLSRRFGLAAASARHFQFSAKVGCGRALATAVTQLSRDRDVIDAVAATPGAIGFASASLAAAAGVRALALARHPGGRPVPPNRITLRQGRYPLTHYLYLHIRSDRQETVELARHALSPPGQQVLERRFAALPDPLRIKALRRLVAPGTR, encoded by the coding sequence GTGAGGCGCGGCAGACGCTGTTTCGTCCTGACCGTTCTGCTCGGTTGGATAATCCTGGGTCCGGCGGCAAGCGCCCGGCCCCTGCGGCTGGTGACAGAGCCACTGCTGGCGCCCGTCGCCGCCGCCTGGATCGAATCCCTACCCGATGCCAGCCGTCAAACCGCCAACGCCCTCACGGCCGTTCAGGCCCTGATCCAGGGACGCGCCGATGCCGCCGCCATCGCCCGGCCCCTGACGCCGGCGGAGCGGCGGCTGCTCCCCGGGCCGGTGCTGTCGCTTCCCGTCGGCCTCGACGGGATCGCCCTCTACGTGCGCCGCGACGCTCCCCTGCAGTCCCTGAGCCTGGGGGCGCTGGAACGCCTGTTCTTCGCCGCCAACCGCTGCCATCCCGCCGCGCCGCCCGTCTCCCTTTCCCGGCGTTTCGGGCTGGCGGCGGCGAGCGCCCGGCATTTCCAGTTCAGCGCGAAGGTCGGCTGCGGCAGGGCGCTCGCCACCGCTGTCACACAGCTGTCACGGGACAGGGACGTAATCGATGCCGTGGCGGCCACCCCCGGGGCCATCGGTTTCGCCAGCGCCAGCCTGGCAGCGGCGGCGGGCGTTCGGGCCTTGGCGCTGGCACGGCATCCCGGCGGGCGGCCGGTCCCGCCGAACCGCATCACCCTGCGCCAAGGCCGTTATCCGTTGACCCACTACCTCTACCTTCACATCCGTTCCGACCGGCAGGAAACCGTTGAACTGGCCCGGCACGCCCTGTCACCACCCGGCCAGCAGGTTCTGGAGCGCCGCTTCGCAGCTCTGCCCGACCCGCTCAGGATCAAGGCCTTGCGGCGGCTGGTCGCACCTGGCACCCGTTGA
- the phoB gene encoding phosphate regulon transcriptional regulator PhoB, whose translation MANVDILIVEDETPIREMLRMVLRQAGFEVQEAPDTCQASRQLSQKRPDLILLDWMLTGQSGIDWARRLRRDADFSDLPIILLTARGEEEDKIAGLDCADDYVTKPFSPRELIARINAVLRRFGKGEKPGILHIGGITLNPEEHQVKIDRRPVNLSPTEYRLLEFFLTHPDKVYSRTQLLDRVWGREAYIEERTVDVHIRRLRKILAEFGRDAMIQTVRGFGYRFTAQL comes from the coding sequence ATGGCAAACGTCGATATTCTGATCGTCGAGGACGAGACCCCCATCCGGGAAATGCTGCGGATGGTCCTCAGACAGGCCGGCTTCGAGGTCCAGGAAGCCCCCGACACCTGCCAGGCGAGTCGTCAATTGTCCCAAAAACGCCCGGACCTGATCCTGCTGGACTGGATGCTCACCGGCCAGAGCGGCATCGACTGGGCCCGGCGGCTGCGCCGTGATGCCGATTTCAGCGACCTGCCCATCATCCTGCTGACCGCCCGCGGCGAGGAGGAGGACAAGATCGCCGGCCTCGACTGCGCCGACGACTACGTCACCAAACCCTTCTCCCCGCGGGAACTGATCGCCCGCATCAACGCCGTGCTGCGCCGCTTCGGCAAGGGGGAGAAACCCGGCATCCTCCATATCGGCGGCATCACCCTCAACCCCGAAGAACACCAGGTGAAGATCGACCGCCGCCCGGTCAATCTCAGCCCCACCGAATACCGCCTGCTGGAATTCTTCCTCACCCATCCCGACAAGGTCTACAGCCGCACCCAGCTGCTCGACCGGGTCTGGGGGCGGGAGGCCTATATCGAGGAACGCACCGTGGACGTCCACATACGCCGCCTGCGCAAGATCTTGGCGGAATTCGGCCGCGATGCTATGATCCAGACGGTTCGCGGTTTCGGCTACCGCTTCACGGCACAGCTTTAA
- a CDS encoding GGDEF domain-containing protein — MTETNPWKQKAVDLARELDEQQALQARNEKRLARALIRLTLACEGCRPEADPGLVQLREILRQGILNQQRLEQVDALSEQILRQKEAEGDGAPPSWQQEVIAFLCECAPDARERQHLEALAGKTYPDGAALRDALRDLFAAPPSSPWQCLREWFGGRRRKDDGIASLQRQLRELLAEIEIPPDLAEAGERLTGLLTQEGAVAEALEGTAELLNAINMRLRQEQAAIESFLEQLSGKLQTLESQTLDVSELLLREGGRWNEKLSIHVDHLRLHTLQETDLEALKQAVAERLDILTAQLQAFREAEQRSNQAAERRIAELTRRLRELEQEAEDLRQRLRLAHHQALHDPLTGLPNRQAVDERLAQEFARWRRFGEPFSLLLWDVDHFKRINDRFGHRAGDKALRVVAQVLREEIREVDFVGRYGGEEFLMLLPETGREGALKLAEKVRQAVKQCGFNSRGKPVPITISCGLTQVQEDDTPESLIERADQALYEAKERGRDCCIAR, encoded by the coding sequence ATGACGGAAACCAACCCCTGGAAGCAGAAGGCCGTCGATCTGGCCCGGGAGCTCGACGAACAGCAGGCCCTGCAGGCGCGTAACGAAAAGCGCCTGGCCCGGGCCCTGATCCGGCTGACGCTGGCCTGCGAAGGTTGCCGGCCGGAGGCCGATCCCGGGTTGGTGCAGTTGCGGGAGATTCTGCGCCAGGGGATTTTGAATCAGCAGCGTCTGGAACAGGTCGACGCCTTGAGCGAGCAGATCCTGCGTCAGAAGGAAGCGGAGGGGGATGGAGCCCCTCCTTCCTGGCAGCAGGAAGTGATCGCTTTCCTGTGCGAGTGCGCTCCCGACGCGCGTGAACGCCAGCATCTCGAGGCGCTGGCCGGCAAGACGTATCCCGATGGCGCTGCGTTGCGCGATGCGCTTCGTGACCTGTTCGCCGCCCCGCCCAGCTCCCCCTGGCAGTGCCTGAGGGAATGGTTCGGGGGGCGCCGCCGGAAAGACGACGGTATCGCTTCGTTGCAGCGCCAGCTGCGGGAATTGCTTGCGGAGATCGAGATTCCTCCCGATCTGGCCGAGGCGGGCGAGCGCCTGACCGGTCTGTTGACGCAGGAGGGGGCGGTCGCCGAAGCCTTGGAGGGAACCGCCGAACTGCTCAACGCCATCAACATGCGGCTGCGGCAGGAGCAGGCGGCGATTGAAAGTTTCCTCGAGCAGCTGAGCGGCAAGCTGCAGACCCTCGAATCCCAAACCCTGGACGTGAGCGAGCTGCTGCTGAGGGAAGGGGGGCGCTGGAACGAGAAACTGTCCATCCACGTGGATCATCTGCGGCTGCACACCCTGCAGGAAACCGATCTGGAAGCCCTCAAGCAGGCGGTGGCCGAACGGCTTGATATCCTGACCGCACAGCTGCAGGCGTTTCGCGAGGCGGAACAACGTAGCAACCAGGCGGCCGAGCGCCGGATCGCCGAGCTGACCCGGCGTCTGCGGGAGCTGGAACAGGAGGCGGAAGATCTGCGTCAGCGCCTGCGCCTGGCTCATCACCAGGCGCTGCATGATCCCCTCACCGGCCTACCGAACCGCCAGGCGGTCGATGAGCGCCTGGCGCAGGAATTCGCCCGCTGGCGCCGCTTCGGGGAGCCTTTCAGCCTGCTGCTCTGGGATGTGGACCATTTCAAGCGTATCAACGACCGCTTCGGCCACCGGGCCGGTGACAAGGCACTGCGGGTGGTGGCCCAGGTGTTGCGGGAGGAAATCCGCGAGGTGGACTTCGTCGGCCGCTACGGTGGCGAGGAATTCCTCATGCTGCTGCCGGAAACCGGGCGCGAGGGTGCGCTCAAGCTGGCCGAGAAGGTGCGTCAGGCCGTGAAGCAATGCGGTTTCAACAGCCGCGGCAAGCCGGTGCCGATCACCATTTCCTGCGGCCTGACCCAGGTGCAGGAGGACGATACCCCGGAAAGCCTGATAGAGCGCGCCGATCAGGCGCTCTACGAGGCCAAGGAACGCGGCCGCGACTGCTGCATCGCCCGTTAG
- a CDS encoding thiol:disulfide interchange protein DsbA/DsbL, with protein sequence MLRTLFAGWLLLLALPAFAKPYLELNPPKATEDSGKVEVIEFFWYGCPHCYRFDPYLEAWRKKQPADVVFKRQPAIFGPHWAPQARAYFTAETLGVVDKIHKDFFDAMHKQKKRMASEEELAAFFAAHGVDQETFKNPFHSFMVDMKMRQAEAMAPEYGITGVPALVVNGKYLITGRTAGSFEDMIKVLDQLVAQERQKLAAAKP encoded by the coding sequence ATGCTTCGAACCCTCTTCGCCGGCTGGCTGCTGCTTCTGGCGCTGCCGGCCTTTGCCAAGCCGTATCTCGAGCTCAATCCCCCCAAGGCCACCGAGGATTCAGGCAAGGTGGAGGTGATCGAATTCTTCTGGTACGGCTGTCCCCACTGTTACCGCTTCGACCCCTATCTTGAAGCCTGGCGCAAGAAACAGCCCGCCGACGTGGTGTTCAAACGCCAGCCGGCGATCTTCGGTCCCCACTGGGCGCCGCAGGCCAGGGCCTATTTCACCGCCGAAACCCTGGGGGTGGTGGACAAGATCCACAAGGACTTCTTCGACGCCATGCACAAACAGAAAAAGCGCATGGCCAGCGAGGAAGAACTGGCGGCATTCTTTGCCGCCCACGGCGTGGACCAGGAGACTTTCAAGAACCCCTTCCATTCCTTCATGGTGGACATGAAGATGCGTCAGGCCGAGGCCATGGCGCCTGAATACGGCATCACCGGGGTGCCGGCGCTGGTGGTCAACGGCAAGTACCTGATCACCGGCCGTACCGCCGGCAGTTTCGAGGATATGATCAAAGTGCTCGATCAGCTGGTGGCCCAGGAGCGCCAGAAACTGGCCGCCGCCAAACCCTGA
- a CDS encoding c-type cytochrome gives MSAATKEKAAQCAGCHGEAGKGAMPVFPKLAGQNFKYLSKQLRQFKDGTRQVAAMNAIAAALSDDDIAELSAYFAAQSPEPEAEEADPQGERIYRFGIAEKKVPACSACHGPEGQGNAPAGFPLLKGQFAAYTVKALTDYAKGARGGGKTPMRQIAARMTEDEMKAVAAYIATLK, from the coding sequence GTGTCGGCGGCCACGAAGGAGAAGGCGGCCCAGTGCGCCGGCTGTCACGGTGAGGCTGGAAAGGGGGCGATGCCGGTGTTTCCCAAGCTGGCGGGACAGAATTTCAAGTATCTGAGCAAGCAGCTGCGTCAGTTCAAGGATGGCACCCGGCAGGTGGCGGCGATGAACGCCATCGCCGCCGCTTTGAGCGATGACGACATTGCCGAACTGAGCGCCTATTTCGCAGCGCAAAGCCCCGAGCCGGAAGCCGAAGAGGCCGATCCGCAAGGCGAGCGGATCTACCGTTTCGGGATCGCGGAGAAAAAGGTCCCCGCCTGCAGCGCCTGCCACGGCCCGGAGGGGCAGGGCAATGCGCCTGCCGGTTTCCCGCTGCTGAAGGGACAATTCGCCGCCTATACGGTCAAAGCGTTGACAGATTACGCCAAAGGCGCGCGCGGTGGCGGGAAGACGCCGATGCGCCAGATCGCCGCCCGTATGACCGAGGATGAAATGAAAGCGGTGGCGGCCTATATCGCCACCTTGAAATGA
- a CDS encoding endonuclease/exonuclease/phosphatase family protein, with protein MPTLRLASFNVQTGIHTRRFEDYLLKSWQHLWPCDHRFTNLARIADFLRPFDIVGLQEVDGGGARSRYVVQTEYLARQADFPFWYNQVNRRFGRLALHSNGLLSRIPPASVYTTSLPGLPGRGALLARFGEGETALHVAVVHLALGARTRSRQLDFIAERLQGLQHVVVMGDLNCAPRSRSLRRFLARTGLRSPESAPTFPSWRPQRQIDHILVSPTLEVNWMQAFDFVCSDHLPVGAEILVPETVSALAA; from the coding sequence ATGCCGACCCTGCGGCTGGCCAGCTTCAACGTCCAGACCGGCATTCACACCCGCCGGTTCGAGGACTATCTGCTCAAAAGCTGGCAACACCTGTGGCCTTGCGACCACCGTTTCACCAATCTGGCGCGTATCGCCGACTTCCTGCGGCCTTTTGACATCGTCGGGCTGCAGGAGGTCGACGGCGGCGGCGCCCGCAGCCGGTATGTGGTCCAGACCGAATACCTGGCCCGCCAGGCCGATTTTCCCTTCTGGTACAACCAGGTCAACCGCCGCTTCGGCCGTTTGGCCCTGCACAGCAACGGGCTGCTCAGCCGGATTCCGCCCGCTTCGGTCTATACCACCTCGCTGCCGGGGCTCCCGGGGCGGGGGGCGTTGCTGGCGCGCTTCGGGGAAGGGGAAACCGCCCTGCACGTGGCGGTGGTGCATCTGGCGTTGGGCGCCAGAACCCGCTCCCGCCAGCTCGATTTCATCGCCGAGCGGCTCCAGGGCCTGCAGCACGTGGTCGTCATGGGCGATCTCAATTGCGCTCCCCGTTCCCGCAGCCTGCGGCGTTTTCTGGCCCGTACCGGGCTGCGGTCCCCCGAATCGGCGCCGACCTTCCCCAGCTGGCGTCCGCAACGTCAGATCGATCACATTCTCGTCAGCCCCACCCTGGAGGTGAACTGGATGCAGGCGTTCGATTTCGTCTGCTCCGATCACCTGCCGGTGGGCGCCGAGATCCTGGTCCCTGAAACCGTTTCAGCGCTGGCGGCATGA
- the phoR gene encoding phosphate regulon sensor histidine kinase PhoR codes for MNTLLWRTEGPIVFWGSLAALLVGWLEQHLFLTLTLFLLLYLGRHLYYAAQLLAWLGDRKTELPDGNGIWSEIFHRQRLLQRRHQRRKRRLGKMLKRFRQATEALPDATVVLDEDFTIEWFNPVAAQLLGLRRRDIGLRIDALLRSPQFIDYLKARRFDRPVTLPAPGNERLQLEIRVVPYTADHYLLIAQDITQIRLLERQRRDFVAHASHELRTPITVLKGYLEALMDSEAVAEPLRPVLPRMDEQIRRLQYLIDDLLYLSRLETDRCQASQNNPVEVAAMLEDICHDAARIRTETAPIRLEIESSARLLGNEQELRSAFSNLVVNAVHYTPPEGKITVRWYDDGDQAYLEVADTGPGIPAEHLPRLTERFYRVPEADARNPTGTGLGLAIVKHVLNRHGGRLEIESEVGRGSVFRCRFPAARVQR; via the coding sequence TTGAACACCCTGCTCTGGCGCACGGAAGGCCCGATCGTTTTCTGGGGATCGCTGGCGGCGCTGCTGGTCGGCTGGCTCGAGCAGCACCTCTTTCTCACCCTGACGCTTTTCCTGCTTCTCTATCTGGGCCGCCATCTGTACTACGCCGCCCAGCTGCTGGCCTGGCTGGGCGACCGCAAGACCGAACTTCCCGACGGCAACGGCATCTGGAGCGAAATTTTCCACCGGCAACGGTTGCTGCAGCGCCGCCACCAGCGGCGCAAACGCCGCTTGGGGAAGATGCTAAAACGCTTTCGCCAGGCCACCGAGGCATTACCGGACGCCACCGTGGTGCTGGACGAAGATTTCACCATCGAATGGTTCAATCCCGTAGCCGCCCAACTGTTAGGGCTACGGCGCCGGGACATCGGCCTCCGGATCGACGCGCTGCTGCGCTCGCCGCAGTTCATCGACTACCTCAAGGCCCGCCGTTTCGACCGGCCGGTCACCCTGCCCGCACCCGGCAACGAACGCCTGCAGCTGGAAATCCGCGTCGTTCCCTATACCGCCGATCACTATCTGCTCATCGCCCAGGACATCACCCAGATCCGCCTGCTGGAGCGGCAGCGGCGGGATTTCGTCGCCCACGCCTCCCACGAACTGCGCACCCCGATCACGGTGCTCAAAGGCTATCTGGAAGCCCTCATGGACAGCGAGGCGGTGGCCGAACCCCTGCGCCCGGTGCTGCCGCGCATGGATGAACAGATCCGCCGGCTTCAGTACCTGATCGACGACCTCCTCTACTTGAGCCGGCTGGAGACCGATCGCTGCCAGGCCAGCCAAAACAACCCCGTCGAAGTGGCGGCAATGCTCGAAGATATCTGCCACGACGCTGCCCGCATCCGGACCGAAACCGCCCCCATCCGTCTTGAGATCGAATCTTCCGCCCGTCTTCTCGGCAACGAGCAGGAACTGCGCAGCGCCTTTTCCAACCTGGTGGTCAACGCGGTCCACTACACCCCGCCGGAAGGGAAAATCACGGTCCGCTGGTACGACGACGGCGACCAGGCCTACCTGGAGGTCGCCGATACCGGCCCCGGCATCCCGGCCGAACATCTGCCGCGGCTGACCGAGCGTTTCTACCGGGTCCCGGAAGCCGATGCCCGCAATCCCACCGGAACCGGTCTGGGGCTGGCGATCGTCAAGCACGTGCTCAACCGCCACGGCGGTCGGCTGGAGATCGAAAGCGAAGTCGGGCGGGGCAGCGTGTTCCGTTGCCGCTTTCCCGCTGCCCGGGTGCAGCGGTGA
- the yihA gene encoding ribosome biogenesis GTP-binding protein YihA/YsxC — protein MNPLYHRARFLLSTLNFARDVPDKGFEVAFAGRSNAGKSSALNVITHQKSLARTSKTPGRTQQLVFFEIDAERRLVDLPGYGYAKVGGETQQRWRRALEEYLRSRRCLRGVFLMMDIRHPLTEFDRRMIEWCGYYDLPLHILLTKADKLKYGRAKSTLLQVEKALAELPLQPSVQLFSAPKRMGVDEAHAVLDRWLATGDKKNPEAKGERLRGQSGSGLGEPERLATHKGGNE, from the coding sequence ATGAATCCGCTTTACCACCGCGCCCGCTTTCTCCTCAGCACCCTGAATTTCGCCCGCGACGTCCCCGACAAGGGTTTCGAGGTTGCATTCGCCGGCCGTTCCAACGCGGGCAAGTCCAGCGCCCTCAACGTCATCACCCACCAGAAGTCCCTGGCCCGCACCAGCAAGACGCCGGGCCGGACCCAGCAACTGGTGTTCTTTGAGATCGACGCAGAGCGGCGCCTGGTGGATCTTCCCGGTTACGGCTACGCCAAAGTGGGGGGCGAAACCCAGCAGCGCTGGCGCCGGGCCCTGGAGGAATATCTGCGGTCACGCCGGTGCCTCAGGGGGGTGTTTTTGATGATGGACATCCGCCATCCCCTGACGGAATTCGACCGGCGCATGATCGAGTGGTGCGGCTACTACGACCTGCCGCTGCACATCCTGCTCACCAAGGCGGACAAGCTCAAGTACGGCCGGGCCAAAAGCACGCTGCTGCAGGTGGAAAAGGCCTTGGCCGAATTGCCGCTGCAACCGAGCGTGCAACTGTTCTCCGCGCCCAAGCGCATGGGTGTGGACGAGGCCCATGCGGTGCTGGACCGCTGGCTGGCGACCGGCGACAAAAAAAACCCCGAAGCCAAGGGGGAGAGGCTTCGGGGTCAGTCAGGCTCCGGCTTGGGGGAACCGGAGCGGCTCGCTACTCATAAGGGAGGAAATGAGTAG